In Acidisarcina polymorpha, the DNA window AATACTCTTTTCCGCATGAGGCGGCAATTGAGATCAATCTACCGGTTTTGCTCTTTAGCGTTGGGATTGCGTTAGTGACAGGAATCTTGTTCGGCCTTTCGCCTGCTCTTCAACTTTCGAAGCCGGAAGTTAGCCAGGTCATGCAGTCCAGCACCAGAAGGATCGCCGGCGGCGTTCGCGGCAGAACTACCAACAACATGTTGATCGCCGGCCAGATCGCGCTTACCCTGCTGATGCTTGCCGGCGCCGGGGCAGCCATGGAGGGCTTTCTCAAGATGCTGCACACGCCCCTGGGTTACGATCCGCACAATGTCATGTCGGTCGGCATTCCGGTTCACGATGGCACCTATAAGACCTGGGCACAGCGAGGCGCATATTTTGAGCTGTTGCGAAGTAAAGCCGCCTCGGTCAATGGCGTGGAGATGGCCGCGATTTCGAGCAACGCCACCCCACCTTCGAATGGATGGGCGACGAGCGTAGAAATTCTCGGACAGGCTCCGCGGGACGACCAGAAGGTAAGGGTCAACTTCGTCAGCCCCGGCTACTTCCCCGTCTTGCGCATTCCGGTCGTCCAGGGGCAGATCTGGGATGAGACACAAAACCATAACGCGGCCCACGTAGCAGCGGTCAATGAAACCTTTGCGCGTCTTTATTTCACTCATGGAGATGCTATCGGCCACTCTCTCAAGGTCCCGGAGATACGGGACGAGCCGCCCTACAATCCCGCGGGGCCGGACCCCCTAGGCTGGCTGCAGATCACGGCCGTGGTCGCAGACAAGCGAGACGATGGGCTGGAAAAGCCGATCCTGCCGGAAGTCTTTGTGCCGTTCACAATCTCGATGCGGATGTGGACCCAGATTCTAGTGCGCTCAAAGGCAGGGATCGCGCCTCTCTCGCTGTTGCACGCGGTCGGAGCGCAGGTAAACTCAGTTGATCCTGACCAGCAGATAAGCGGTCAGGTGCGCGATCTGGAGCATTGGATCACTACCCAGCAGGAATATCAGCAGGAACATCTGGTCACCTGGGTCTTTGGAGCTTTCGCGGTGCTGGCATTGGCGCTGGCCGCGGTCGGGCTGTATAGCGTCGTCGCCTACTCCGTCGCGCAGCGGACCAGCGAATTCGGCATCCGCATGGCACTCGGAGCACAACGCGGACACGTGTTGCTGATTGTCTTCACGTCGACCGTAACCAGCGTCGCCAGCGGCATCGCCGCCGGTCTCTTGCTGTCAATTGTCCTCAACAAGGTGCTCGGACGGTGGGCGGAGGGCAGCTCTCGAGATCCACACATCCTGCTCGGAGTCACTGCGCTTTTGACAATCGTTGCAAGCCTGGCCTGCGCCATTCCAGCGCGCCGGGCTTCGGCAGTCGATCCTGTGATTGCGTTGCGCTACGAATGAAACGGCCCCTACTCCTTCATCCATAGGAGCGGAGTCGGCATCCCTTACAATAGAGCTATGGCAACGCGCTACACAGATGACCACGCCAAGTCTGGCTTGGACTTTACTTTTCCTGAGATCGAAACGTGGCCCAATCAGTTCCCCGGCTATGAAATCCTCGTCGACGACCCGGAGTTTACGTCGGTTTGTCCAAAGACGGGACTTCCCGATTTTGGCATTGTCACCCTGCGATACACGCCGCGGGAGCGCTGCCTCGAGCTCAAGTCGTATAAGGAATATCTCTTTTGCTACCGCAACCTTGGTATCTTCCAGGAAAATGTTGTCAACCA includes these proteins:
- a CDS encoding ABC transporter permease, which encodes MQTLFQDLRYSLRQLIKSPGFTLTSVLSLMLGIGATTAVFSIVYAVLVDPYPYAAPERMAHMRLKDKAGQERGFGLTGAQWQVFRKSPVVEDSFISDDWSLTITGHDLPEDVQGIYFSSNAFNYFGVPAALGRGLQPSDAIDGQDPQPVVVLSHQFWQRHFNGDAAVLGKTLQLVRKNYTIVGVAGPRFTWDDGDVYLPLKVTQDPTVSYYTGLRLKPGVSREQAGAALRPLIDQFAKESPKHFPRDKFDFYLVGLNDDFVKQLGGTLYLLFCAVALLLAIGCGNVSILLLARGTSRQHEFALRAAVGASRSRIIRQLLTESLLLSLTGAGLGVLLAYRGLAMIVKLLPEYSFPHEAAIEINLPVLLFSVGIALVTGILFGLSPALQLSKPEVSQVMQSSTRRIAGGVRGRTTNNMLIAGQIALTLLMLAGAGAAMEGFLKMLHTPLGYDPHNVMSVGIPVHDGTYKTWAQRGAYFELLRSKAASVNGVEMAAISSNATPPSNGWATSVEILGQAPRDDQKVRVNFVSPGYFPVLRIPVVQGQIWDETQNHNAAHVAAVNETFARLYFTHGDAIGHSLKVPEIRDEPPYNPAGPDPLGWLQITAVVADKRDDGLEKPILPEVFVPFTISMRMWTQILVRSKAGIAPLSLLHAVGAQVNSVDPDQQISGQVRDLEHWITTQQEYQQEHLVTWVFGAFAVLALALAAVGLYSVVAYSVAQRTSEFGIRMALGAQRGHVLLIVFTSTVTSVASGIAAGLLLSIVLNKVLGRWAEGSSRDPHILLGVTALLTIVASLACAIPARRASAVDPVIALRYE
- the queF gene encoding preQ(1) synthase, which codes for MATRYTDDHAKSGLDFTFPEIETWPNQFPGYEILVDDPEFTSVCPKTGLPDFGIVTLRYTPRERCLELKSYKEYLFCYRNLGIFQENVVNQVLEDVVKACDPVWAVVKGDFRPRGGISTTIEARWPRPKLEAAEPSK